One Strigops habroptila isolate Jane chromosome 19, bStrHab1.2.pri, whole genome shotgun sequence genomic window carries:
- the TUBG1 gene encoding tubulin gamma-1 chain: MPREIITLQLGQCGNQIGFEFWKQLCAEHGISPEGIVEEFATEGTDRKDVFFYQADDEHYIPRAVLLDLEPRVIHSILNSPYANLYNPENIYLSEHGGGAGNNWASGFSQGEKIHEDIFDIIDREADGSDSLEGFVLCHSIAGGTGSGLGSYLLERLNDRYPKKLVETYSVFPNQDEMSDVVVQPYNSLLTLKRLTQNADCVVVLDNTALNRIATDRLHIQNPSFSQINQLVSTIMSASTTTLRYPGYMNNDLIGLIASLIPTPRLHFLMTGYTPLTTDQSVASVRKTTVLDVMRRLLQPKNVMVSTGRDRQTNHCYIAILNIIQGEVDPTQVHKSLQRIRERKLANFIPWGPASIQVALSRKSPYLPSAHRVSGLMMANHTNISSLFERTCRQYDKLRKREAFLEQFRKEDIFKDNFDELDNSREIVQQLIDEYHAATRPDYISWGTQEQ, encoded by the exons aTGCCGCGGGAGATCATCACCCTGCAGCTGGGCCAGTGCGGCAACCAGA TCGGGTTCGAGTTCTGGAAGCAGCTCTGCGCCGAGCACGGCATCAGCCCCGAGGGCATCGTAGAGGAGTTCGCCACCGAGGGCACCGACCGCAAGGACGTCTTCTTCTACCAG GCAGACGATGAGCACTACATCCCTCGAGCCGTGCTGCTGGACCTGGAGCCCCGAGTTATCCACTCCATCCTGAACTCCCCTTATGCCAACCTTTACAACCCAGAAAACATCTACTTGTCTGAGCATGGAGGGGGAGCTGGGAACAACTGGGCCAGTGGCTTCTCACAG ggagaaaaaatcCACGAAGATATATTTGATATAATAGACAGAGAGGCTGATGGGAGTGACAGCTTGGAA GGCTTTGTGCTTTGCCACTCCATTGCTGGTGGAACGGGCTCGGGACTGGGCTCGTACCTCCTGGAGAGGCTGAATGACAG GTATCCCAAGAAGCTGGTGGAGACCTACTCAGTTTTCCCAAACCAGGATGAGATGAGCGACGTTGTGGTCCAGCCGTACAACTCTCTGCTGACGCTGAAGAGGCTGACACAGAACGCTGACTGCGTG GTGGTTCTGGACAACACGGCCTTGAACCGGATCGCGACGGACCGGCTGCACATTCAGAACCCGTCCTTCTCTCAGATCAACCAGCTG GTCTCCACCATCATGTCTGCCAGCACCACCACGCTGCGGTACCCCGGGTACATGAACAACGACCTCATCGGGCTCATCGCCTCGCTGATCCCCACGCCCCGGCTGCACTTCCTCATGACGGGCTACACGCCGCTCACCACCGACCAGTCG GTGGCCAGCGTGAGGAAAACCACAGTCCTGGACGTGATGAGACGATTGCTGCAGCCCAAGAACGTGATGGTGTCCACAGGGCGAGACAGGCAGACCAACCACTGCTACATCGCCATCCTCAACATCATCCAGGGGGAGGTGGATCCCACACAG GTTCACAAGAGTCTGCAGCGGATCCGGGAGAGGAAACTGGCCAACTTCATCCCCTGGGGTCCTGCCAGCATCCAGGTGGCTTTATCCCGCAAGTCCCCCTACCTGCCCTCAGCACACCGTGTCAGCGGCCTCATGATGGCAAACCACACCAACATCTCCTCG CTGTTTGAGCGGACGTGCCGGCAGTACGACAAGCTGCGCAAGCGGGAGGCGTTCCTGGAGCAGTTCCGCAAGGAGGACATCTTCAAGGACAACTTCGACGAGCTGGACAACTCCCGGGAGATCGTGCAGCAGCTGATCGACGAGTACCACGCGGCCACGCGCCCCGACTACATCTCCTGGGGCACGCAGGAGCAGTGA
- the PLEKHH3 gene encoding pleckstrin homology domain-containing family H member 3 isoform X1 produces MPFPGGLWWLLCCRQGFTLLRRDYGEADREADGEAEEEEEASFELRAQGDQGSLEVSLSQPTRSSSGSERSLLVAEEMRSLIVEKGPEPVEDDPDALVKGWLQREVRGGVKTPWIRPRRYWFVLTPDSLDYYSSNEKGARRLGSLVLTSLCSVLWPDKQTYKETGKGYWSVTVFGRKHCYRLYTECLKEAVRWVCAVQKVIDSKAPVQTPTQLLMRDIEEHCGSPEVLEQIYRCNPILRYTSSPLYAPLLPFPYGSLDQSAPSPRSYTTLRDEAVKLFNSLQQLESERDPVPLMQGVLQTCLDLPPLVDEIYCQLVKQTTEPPAPGGQGDLHYWQLLTCMSCTFLPSPPVLRFLRFHLDRTESRFPASEMAKYACFIREALGKTKGRECVPSLEEILVLMRRQEMICTVHCPGAPACSVAISSHTTAQEVAQELVSRLGLSQSPNLFALYEQSRRREQPVGSATLLADVLTRFENLAGEEREQDPPCRLCFKHYGFLDTDNVPRDSLEFALLFEQAHEMVLRGYVPTSEETLQTLAALRLQSLNSDFSTHAPFPRLEELFPPHVLHARLPAPRHRPPTKCRGVRLRAGLLAGGLWGQALAKQRAERDQRLRGRLREEGASTMAAILEKWKLLQGMGRPEAMAAYVALVREWPGFGSTLFDVDVRASPVGDAPQRLWLGIGAKAVSLYKPGEPEPLDSFCYGRISSFGASDSSTFRLSVEDRDLLFETSQVEEIAQLLNTYLASAGARQPPLSPEPAPSPAASNPPVLPRGLCPTAGPWQHQPPVASFHSQPGSRCGHTGCS; encoded by the exons ATGCCGTTCCCGGGCGGGCTgtggtggctgctgtgctgccgGCAGGGCTTCACGCTGCTGCGGCGGGACTACGGCGAGGCGGACCGGGAGGCGGACGGTGAggccgaggaggaggaggaggcgtCCTTCGAGCTCCGCGCCCAGGGAGACCAG GGGTCCCTGGAGGTGAGCCTGAGCCAGCCCACCCGCAGCAGCAGTGGCTCGGAGCG GTCCCTGCTTGTCGCAGAGGAGATGCGCAGCCTCATCGTGGAGAAGGGCCCAGAGCCTGTGGAGGATGACCCTGATGCTCTTGTGAAAG gctggctgcagcGGGAGGTGCGGGGCGGTGTGAAGACGCCCTGGATCCGGCCGCGGAGGTACTGGTTTGTGCTGACGCCTGACTCCCTGGACTACTACAGCAGCAACGAGAAGGGGGCCCGGCGGCTGGGCTCCCTTGTGCTCACCAGCCTCTGCTCCGTGCTCTGGCCGGACAAGCAGACCTACAAGGAGACGGGTAAAG GCTACTGGAGCGTGACAGTGTTCGGCAGGAAGCATTGCTACCGCCTGTACACGGAGTGCCTGAAGGAGGCCGTGCGCTGGGTGTGCGCGGTGCAGAAGGTCATCGACAGCAAAGCGCCAGTGCAGAcacccacccagctgctcaTGCGCGACATCGAG GAGCACTGCGGCAGccctgaggtgctggagcagatctACCGCTGCAACCCCATCCTGCGCTACACCAGCAGCCCCCTCTACGCTCCCCTGCTGCCCTTCCCCTATGGCAGCCTGGACCAAAGCG CCCCCAGCCCCCGCAGCTACACCACGCTGCGCGACGAGGCCGTGAAGCTCTTCAACtcgctgcagcagctggagtcGGAGCGGGACCCGGTGCCGCTGATGCAGGGCGTCCTGCAGACCTGCCTGGACCTGCCCCCGCTGGTGGACGAGATCTACTGCCAGCTGGTGAAGCAGACCACGGAGCCGCCGGCGCCGGGCGGGCAGGGCGACCTGCACTACTGGCAGCTGCTCACCTGCATGAGCTGCACCTTCCTGCCCTCCCCGCCCGTCCTGCGCTTCCTGCGCTTCCACCTGGACAG GACAGAGAGCCGGTTCCCCGCCTCGGAGATGGCCAAGTACGCCTGCTTCATCCGGGAGGCGCTGGGGAAGACGAAGGGACGGGAGTGCGTGCCCTCGCTGGAGGAGATCCTGGTGCTGATGCGGCGGCAGGAGATGATCTGCACCGTGCACTGCCCCGGGGCGCCGGCCTGCAGCGTGGCCATCAGCTCCCACACCACGGCCCAGGAG GTGGCCCAGGAGCTGGTGTCGCGCCTGGGGCTGTCCCAGAGCCCCAACCTCTTTGCGCTCTATGAGCAGTCCCGGCGGCGGGAGCAGCCCGTGGGCAGCGCCACGCTGCTGGCCGACGTCCTCACCAGGTTTGAAAA cctggctggggaGGAGCGGGAGCAGGACCCGCCATGCCGGCTCTGCTTCAAACACTACGGCTTCCTGGACACGGACAATGTCCCACGGGACAGCCTGGAATTCGCTCTCCTCTTCGAGCAG GCGCACGAGATGGTGCTGCGGGGCTACGTGCCCACGTCGGAGGAGACGCTGCAGACGCTGGCAGCGCTGCGCCTGCAGAGCCTCAACAGCGACTTCTCCACCCATGCGCCCTTCCCGCGCCTGGAGGAGCTCTTCCCGCCCCACGTGCTGCACGCGCGGCTGCCGGCCCCCCGCCACCGGCCCCCCACCAAGTGCCGGGGCGTGCGGCTGCGCGCGGGGCTGCTGGCCGGGGGGCTCTGGGGGCAGGCGCTGGCCAAGCAGCGCGCGGAGCGGGACCAGCGCCTGCGGGGCCGCCTGCGGGAGGAGGGTGCCAGCACCATGGCCGCCATCCTGGAGAAGtggaagctgctgcagggcatGGGCCGGCCCGAGGCCATGGCCGCGTACGTGGCGCTGGTGCGGGAGTGGCCCGGCTTTGGCTCCACGCTGTTCGACGTGGACGTGCGTGCG AGCCCCGTGGGGGACGCGCCGCAGCGGCTGTGGCTGGGCATCGGTGCCAAGGCTGTTTCGCTCTACAAGCCCGGGGAGCCCGAGCCCTTGGACAGCTTCTGCTACGGCCGCATCTCGTCCTTCGGTGCCTCGGACAGCAGCACCTTCCGCCTCTCTGTGGAGGACCGAGACCTGCTCTTCGAGACCTCCCAG GTGGAGGAGATCGCGCAGCTCCTCAACACGTACCTCGCCTCCGCGGGCGCCCGGCAGCCGCCCCTGTCCCCGGAGCCggcccccagccccgctgcctccAACCCCCCCGTGCTGCCCCGGGGGCTCTGCCCCACGGCCGGGCCCTGGCAGCACCAGCCGCCGGTGGCCTCCTTCCACAGCCAGCCCGGCAGCCGCTGTGGCCACACAGGGTGCTCGTGA
- the PLEKHH3 gene encoding pleckstrin homology domain-containing family H member 3 isoform X2 produces MPFPGGLWWLLCCRQGFTLLRRDYGEADREADGEAEEEEEASFELRAQGDQGSLEVSLSQPTRSSSGSERSLLVAEEMRSLIVEKGPEPVEDDPDALVKGWLQREVRGGVKTPWIRPRRYWFVLTPDSLDYYSSNEKGARRLGSLVLTSLCSVLWPDKQTYKETGYWSVTVFGRKHCYRLYTECLKEAVRWVCAVQKVIDSKAPVQTPTQLLMRDIEEHCGSPEVLEQIYRCNPILRYTSSPLYAPLLPFPYGSLDQSAPSPRSYTTLRDEAVKLFNSLQQLESERDPVPLMQGVLQTCLDLPPLVDEIYCQLVKQTTEPPAPGGQGDLHYWQLLTCMSCTFLPSPPVLRFLRFHLDRTESRFPASEMAKYACFIREALGKTKGRECVPSLEEILVLMRRQEMICTVHCPGAPACSVAISSHTTAQEVAQELVSRLGLSQSPNLFALYEQSRRREQPVGSATLLADVLTRFENLAGEEREQDPPCRLCFKHYGFLDTDNVPRDSLEFALLFEQAHEMVLRGYVPTSEETLQTLAALRLQSLNSDFSTHAPFPRLEELFPPHVLHARLPAPRHRPPTKCRGVRLRAGLLAGGLWGQALAKQRAERDQRLRGRLREEGASTMAAILEKWKLLQGMGRPEAMAAYVALVREWPGFGSTLFDVDVRASPVGDAPQRLWLGIGAKAVSLYKPGEPEPLDSFCYGRISSFGASDSSTFRLSVEDRDLLFETSQVEEIAQLLNTYLASAGARQPPLSPEPAPSPAASNPPVLPRGLCPTAGPWQHQPPVASFHSQPGSRCGHTGCS; encoded by the exons ATGCCGTTCCCGGGCGGGCTgtggtggctgctgtgctgccgGCAGGGCTTCACGCTGCTGCGGCGGGACTACGGCGAGGCGGACCGGGAGGCGGACGGTGAggccgaggaggaggaggaggcgtCCTTCGAGCTCCGCGCCCAGGGAGACCAG GGGTCCCTGGAGGTGAGCCTGAGCCAGCCCACCCGCAGCAGCAGTGGCTCGGAGCG GTCCCTGCTTGTCGCAGAGGAGATGCGCAGCCTCATCGTGGAGAAGGGCCCAGAGCCTGTGGAGGATGACCCTGATGCTCTTGTGAAAG gctggctgcagcGGGAGGTGCGGGGCGGTGTGAAGACGCCCTGGATCCGGCCGCGGAGGTACTGGTTTGTGCTGACGCCTGACTCCCTGGACTACTACAGCAGCAACGAGAAGGGGGCCCGGCGGCTGGGCTCCCTTGTGCTCACCAGCCTCTGCTCCGTGCTCTGGCCGGACAAGCAGACCTACAAGGAGACGG GCTACTGGAGCGTGACAGTGTTCGGCAGGAAGCATTGCTACCGCCTGTACACGGAGTGCCTGAAGGAGGCCGTGCGCTGGGTGTGCGCGGTGCAGAAGGTCATCGACAGCAAAGCGCCAGTGCAGAcacccacccagctgctcaTGCGCGACATCGAG GAGCACTGCGGCAGccctgaggtgctggagcagatctACCGCTGCAACCCCATCCTGCGCTACACCAGCAGCCCCCTCTACGCTCCCCTGCTGCCCTTCCCCTATGGCAGCCTGGACCAAAGCG CCCCCAGCCCCCGCAGCTACACCACGCTGCGCGACGAGGCCGTGAAGCTCTTCAACtcgctgcagcagctggagtcGGAGCGGGACCCGGTGCCGCTGATGCAGGGCGTCCTGCAGACCTGCCTGGACCTGCCCCCGCTGGTGGACGAGATCTACTGCCAGCTGGTGAAGCAGACCACGGAGCCGCCGGCGCCGGGCGGGCAGGGCGACCTGCACTACTGGCAGCTGCTCACCTGCATGAGCTGCACCTTCCTGCCCTCCCCGCCCGTCCTGCGCTTCCTGCGCTTCCACCTGGACAG GACAGAGAGCCGGTTCCCCGCCTCGGAGATGGCCAAGTACGCCTGCTTCATCCGGGAGGCGCTGGGGAAGACGAAGGGACGGGAGTGCGTGCCCTCGCTGGAGGAGATCCTGGTGCTGATGCGGCGGCAGGAGATGATCTGCACCGTGCACTGCCCCGGGGCGCCGGCCTGCAGCGTGGCCATCAGCTCCCACACCACGGCCCAGGAG GTGGCCCAGGAGCTGGTGTCGCGCCTGGGGCTGTCCCAGAGCCCCAACCTCTTTGCGCTCTATGAGCAGTCCCGGCGGCGGGAGCAGCCCGTGGGCAGCGCCACGCTGCTGGCCGACGTCCTCACCAGGTTTGAAAA cctggctggggaGGAGCGGGAGCAGGACCCGCCATGCCGGCTCTGCTTCAAACACTACGGCTTCCTGGACACGGACAATGTCCCACGGGACAGCCTGGAATTCGCTCTCCTCTTCGAGCAG GCGCACGAGATGGTGCTGCGGGGCTACGTGCCCACGTCGGAGGAGACGCTGCAGACGCTGGCAGCGCTGCGCCTGCAGAGCCTCAACAGCGACTTCTCCACCCATGCGCCCTTCCCGCGCCTGGAGGAGCTCTTCCCGCCCCACGTGCTGCACGCGCGGCTGCCGGCCCCCCGCCACCGGCCCCCCACCAAGTGCCGGGGCGTGCGGCTGCGCGCGGGGCTGCTGGCCGGGGGGCTCTGGGGGCAGGCGCTGGCCAAGCAGCGCGCGGAGCGGGACCAGCGCCTGCGGGGCCGCCTGCGGGAGGAGGGTGCCAGCACCATGGCCGCCATCCTGGAGAAGtggaagctgctgcagggcatGGGCCGGCCCGAGGCCATGGCCGCGTACGTGGCGCTGGTGCGGGAGTGGCCCGGCTTTGGCTCCACGCTGTTCGACGTGGACGTGCGTGCG AGCCCCGTGGGGGACGCGCCGCAGCGGCTGTGGCTGGGCATCGGTGCCAAGGCTGTTTCGCTCTACAAGCCCGGGGAGCCCGAGCCCTTGGACAGCTTCTGCTACGGCCGCATCTCGTCCTTCGGTGCCTCGGACAGCAGCACCTTCCGCCTCTCTGTGGAGGACCGAGACCTGCTCTTCGAGACCTCCCAG GTGGAGGAGATCGCGCAGCTCCTCAACACGTACCTCGCCTCCGCGGGCGCCCGGCAGCCGCCCCTGTCCCCGGAGCCggcccccagccccgctgcctccAACCCCCCCGTGCTGCCCCGGGGGCTCTGCCCCACGGCCGGGCCCTGGCAGCACCAGCCGCCGGTGGCCTCCTTCCACAGCCAGCCCGGCAGCCGCTGTGGCCACACAGGGTGCTCGTGA
- the CCR10 gene encoding C-C chemokine receptor type 10 produces the protein MQEQATPSPVPIELTATTDFYTWEDGDPWEGGILPELCEKQAVQSFARTYQPVVYLLLSLLGMVGNGLVLLTHTRYRRAHSITDVCLLHLALSDLLLLLTLPFAVADTLQRWSPGTATCKALQGLYALNFYSGFLFLTCISMDRYVAIVRVPAACRLRPRARRHGWLTAGLAWLLATLLALPQFVYSRVEQHQDLRLCRVVFPHAVSRAARGATNLVQVVLGFAVPFLVMVSCYAAVARTLLAARGAQPHRALRVLLALVLVFVALQLPHSLMVLLDAAELLASWEVSCAQSRRKDLALLVTGGLAYLRCCLNPLLYAFLGQRFRRELWLLASDAGCVGPLDPRCPGCPSPRRRTSLSTCPDVV, from the exons ATGCAGGAGCAG GCGACCCCCAGCCCCGTCCCAATAGAGCTGACGGCCACCACCGACTTCTACACCTGGGAGGATGGGGACCCATGGGAGGGTGGCATCCTGCCCGAGCTCTGTGAGAAGCAGGCGGTGCAGAGCTTCGCCCGCACCTACCAGCCTGTTGTCTacctgctgctgtcactgctgggCATGGTGGGGAACGGGCTGGTGCTGCTCACACACACCCGGTACCGCCGGGCACACAGCATCACCGATGTCTGCCTCCTGCATCTCGCCCTGTCTgacctcctgctgctcctgacGCTGCCCTTCGCTGTCGCGGACACGCTGCAGCGCTGGTCCCCGGGCACAGCCACCTGCAAGGCGCTGCAGGGCCTCTATGCCCTCAACTTCTACAGCggcttcctcttcctcacctgCATCAGCATGGACCGCTACGTGGCCATCGTGCGGGTGCCGGCTGCCTGCCGCCTGCGCCCTCGGGCTCGCCGCCACGGCTGGCTGACGGCAGGGCTGGCCTGGCTGCTGGCCACGCTGCTGGCACTGCCACAGTTCGTCTACAGCCGAGTGGAGCAGCACCAGGACCTCCGGCTCTGCCGCGTTGTCTTCCCCCACGCGGTCTCGCGGGCGGCCCGAGGGGCCACCAACCTGGTGCAGGTCGTGCTGGGCTTTGCGGTGCCCTTCCTGGTGATGGTGAGCTGCTACGCGGCTGTGGCACGGACGCTGCTGGCGGCCCGTGGCGCCCAGCCCCACCGTGCGCTGCGGGTGCTGCTGGCCCTCGTGCTGGTATTCGTGGCCCTgcagctgccccacagcctCATGGTGCTGCTGGACGCGGCCGAGCTGTTGGCCAGCTGGGAGGTGAGCTGCGCCCAGAGCCGCCGCAAGGACCTGGCGCTGCTGGTCACCGGCGGGCTGGCGTACCTGCGCTGCTGCCTCAACCCCCTGCTCTACGCCTTCCTGGGCCAGCGCTTCCGCCGCgagctgtggctgctggccaGCGACGCCGGCTGCGTGGGGCCCCTCGACCCGCGCTGCCCCGGCTGCCCCAGTCCCCGCCGGCGCACGTCGCTCTCCACCTGCCCCGACGTGGTGTAG